A portion of the Algisphaera agarilytica genome contains these proteins:
- a CDS encoding tetratricopeptide repeat protein produces MHERIDDATALVQEHYTSGENEVSLPWGLMETLQKAGAVQPLFEFTEKMIDTEVGDAFWSVYIELGAQLEQSDRVLAKVEQALENAEGQQRVDLLDQLIDARFAAGEVEQGVESLREKIKIAQENPSSDSNNTLNAYVQLAKIGWLMQREDWLDEGLEQALAELAKAPDPEGNDRWYRASARQQAVGVLMKAERFAEVEKLLIDGVSDAVRNHEQESRGGYGGDVDSIRDAMVEVAVFYGEVERWADVRLMLEKSPYWGTSDLKEILTQKGASGSSPLAVYVASALADNGQSQDALAMVNHALDQEPGEDSLYALLAELDPNGAPARLDELFARDQFEERPLIWKAKLALDAGDVDAADQIIRQAISIDPSDGEQGAGDRMRAYAILAEVLRAQGDDDTAEIMEGAVRAIRISEDADEFDRAGLLSHGVTGYKEALTHFADAYCIQSRLAIQLANLGRYDEAAEHYQRAFELMPSSFGRVESHCFGCEDAFSGERAQTIAARVFDELVIAQPLTPQVHYLRGYLYTSMNKHQDALANYQQATTLDPDYLNAWKRIQGLARHMQLEQEKQDEAALAIFRLDPLGRHASSDLSTVSDLAAAWRAMEAAQPLRIEPPESVLVLPASAAWIEENTTSDDFRWRYRYNSREQLETPGGFLASHGITNLASTVATLGMH; encoded by the coding sequence GTGCATGAACGCATCGACGACGCCACCGCGTTGGTGCAGGAGCACTACACGTCGGGCGAAAACGAGGTGAGCCTGCCCTGGGGCTTGATGGAGACCCTGCAGAAGGCCGGCGCGGTGCAGCCGTTGTTTGAATTCACCGAAAAGATGATCGACACCGAAGTCGGCGACGCGTTCTGGTCTGTGTACATCGAACTCGGCGCACAGCTCGAGCAGAGCGACCGGGTTTTGGCGAAGGTCGAGCAGGCCCTGGAGAACGCCGAGGGCCAGCAGCGCGTGGACCTACTGGATCAACTCATCGACGCCCGCTTCGCCGCCGGCGAAGTGGAACAAGGCGTCGAATCCCTGCGTGAGAAGATCAAGATCGCCCAGGAAAACCCATCGTCCGACAGCAACAACACGCTAAACGCCTACGTGCAGCTAGCGAAGATCGGCTGGCTCATGCAGCGAGAAGACTGGCTGGACGAAGGCCTGGAACAAGCCCTCGCCGAGCTGGCGAAGGCCCCCGATCCCGAAGGAAACGACCGCTGGTATCGCGCTTCGGCGCGGCAGCAGGCGGTGGGTGTCTTGATGAAAGCGGAACGTTTCGCGGAGGTCGAGAAGCTGCTGATCGACGGGGTTTCCGACGCCGTGCGGAACCACGAACAGGAGAGCCGCGGCGGCTACGGCGGCGACGTCGACTCGATCCGGGATGCCATGGTCGAGGTGGCGGTATTCTACGGCGAGGTCGAGCGCTGGGCGGATGTGCGGCTGATGCTTGAGAAGTCGCCCTACTGGGGGACGAGCGATCTCAAAGAGATTCTCACCCAGAAGGGGGCGAGCGGTTCCTCGCCGCTCGCGGTGTACGTGGCCAGCGCGTTGGCGGACAACGGCCAATCCCAGGACGCCTTGGCGATGGTGAACCACGCCCTGGATCAAGAGCCCGGCGAAGATTCGCTCTACGCCCTGTTGGCCGAACTCGATCCGAACGGCGCGCCCGCCCGGCTCGACGAATTGTTTGCCCGCGATCAGTTCGAGGAACGACCGCTGATTTGGAAAGCGAAGTTGGCCTTGGACGCCGGTGACGTCGATGCGGCGGATCAGATCATCCGCCAGGCCATCAGCATCGACCCGTCCGACGGGGAGCAGGGTGCTGGCGACCGGATGCGGGCTTATGCGATCCTCGCGGAGGTGCTCCGCGCTCAGGGTGACGACGACACCGCCGAGATCATGGAGGGTGCCGTCCGGGCGATCCGCATCTCTGAAGACGCGGACGAGTTCGACCGTGCGGGCCTGCTGTCGCACGGCGTAACGGGATACAAGGAAGCGCTGACGCACTTCGCCGACGCTTACTGCATCCAGTCCCGGCTGGCGATCCAGCTGGCCAACCTGGGACGTTACGACGAGGCGGCCGAGCACTACCAGCGGGCCTTCGAGTTGATGCCTTCCAGCTTCGGCCGGGTCGAGAGCCACTGCTTCGGGTGTGAAGACGCGTTTTCGGGTGAACGGGCGCAGACGATCGCCGCGCGTGTGTTCGACGAGTTGGTGATCGCTCAGCCGCTGACGCCCCAGGTGCACTACCTGCGGGGGTACCTCTACACCTCGATGAACAAGCACCAGGACGCACTGGCCAACTACCAACAGGCCACCACGCTCGACCCCGACTACCTCAACGCGTGGAAGCGTATCCAGGGTCTGGCCCGCCACATGCAGCTCGAGCAGGAGAAGCAGGACGAAGCGGCCCTGGCGATTTTCCGCCTCGACCCGTTGGGCCGACACGCATCCTCGGATCTGTCGACCGTGTCGGACCTCGCCGCCGCGTGGCGAGCGATGGAAGCCGCCCAGCCGCTGCGCATCGAGCCGCCCGAGTCCGTACTGGTGTTGCCCGCCAGCGCCGCCTGGATCGAAGAGAACACGACTTCCGACGATTTCCGCTGGCGTTACCGGTACAACTCCCGAGAGCAACTGGAAACCCCCGGCGGCTTCCTGGCTAGCCACGGCATCACGAATCTGGCGAGCACCGTCGCTACGCTCGGCATGCATTGA